The proteins below are encoded in one region of Micromonospora pisi:
- a CDS encoding sensor histidine kinase, producing MNRWRWLGGRAWGLRVRLLVAFVLLGLTTAAAVAGSGYVQARDVILRKAQDAAVVALVGQADKLFPVGNLPPAQNELDGFAEALSTRDESTVVLYQGRRSAIGPPPELLSPDLRQAVRGGRVVWQRVSYRGTPSLVIGTQLMRTGPDGTPVASGLEIYRLHSLLAEERSIDQLAVMAWLTGGLSLVFAVLLASLAARSVLRPVRELGRAARRLGEGNLASRLTIRGSDELADLARTFNDTAGTLERYVGELRRMESDARRFVADVSHELRTPLAAMTAVTDVLDEEAAQLPGDAGRAARLVSQETQNLTRLVNDLIEVSRFDSGTAALALDPVDVATAVTATLRARGWSDEVETELPTGVTARLDPRRLDVILANLVGNALRHGAPPVSVRLHTEPDWIVLAVADHGPGLDAEVLPQVFDRFYKADTARNRSTGSGLGLAIAWENARLHHDAERHGSLVAANQPAGGAVFTLRLPRWSADPPDEGGDR from the coding sequence GTGAACCGCTGGCGGTGGCTCGGTGGCAGGGCGTGGGGACTGCGGGTCAGGCTCCTGGTCGCCTTCGTGCTGCTCGGCCTGACGACGGCGGCCGCCGTCGCCGGCAGCGGCTACGTCCAGGCCCGCGACGTCATCCTGCGCAAAGCCCAGGACGCGGCGGTCGTCGCACTGGTGGGCCAGGCGGACAAGCTCTTCCCGGTCGGGAACCTGCCACCGGCCCAGAACGAACTCGACGGGTTCGCCGAGGCACTCTCCACCCGTGACGAGAGCACTGTCGTCCTGTACCAGGGCCGGCGATCGGCGATCGGCCCGCCGCCCGAACTGCTCTCGCCGGACCTGCGCCAGGCGGTACGCGGCGGCCGGGTCGTCTGGCAACGCGTCTCCTACCGGGGGACGCCGAGCCTCGTCATCGGGACCCAACTGATGCGCACCGGACCGGACGGCACGCCGGTCGCGTCCGGGCTGGAGATCTACCGCCTGCACAGCCTGCTGGCCGAGGAGCGGAGCATCGACCAGCTCGCCGTCATGGCCTGGCTCACCGGCGGGTTGTCCCTGGTGTTCGCGGTGCTGCTGGCGTCGCTCGCCGCGCGGAGCGTGCTGCGGCCGGTGCGTGAACTCGGGCGGGCGGCACGACGGTTGGGCGAAGGCAACCTGGCGAGCCGGCTCACCATCCGCGGCTCCGACGAACTCGCCGACCTCGCGCGCACCTTCAACGACACCGCCGGAACGCTGGAACGGTACGTCGGTGAGCTGCGCCGGATGGAATCCGACGCACGGCGTTTCGTGGCCGACGTGTCCCACGAGCTACGTACCCCGTTGGCCGCCATGACCGCGGTCACCGACGTGCTCGACGAGGAGGCGGCCCAACTCCCCGGAGACGCCGGTAGGGCCGCCCGGCTGGTGAGCCAGGAGACCCAGAACCTCACCCGGCTGGTGAACGATCTGATCGAGGTCAGCAGGTTCGATTCGGGCACGGCGGCGCTCGCGCTCGACCCCGTCGACGTGGCCACGGCGGTGACCGCGACGCTGCGCGCCCGCGGCTGGTCCGACGAGGTGGAGACGGAACTGCCCACGGGGGTGACGGCCCGGCTGGATCCGCGCCGGTTGGACGTGATCCTCGCGAACCTGGTCGGCAACGCGCTGCGGCACGGCGCCCCACCGGTGTCCGTACGTCTGCACACCGAACCGGACTGGATCGTCCTGGCGGTCGCCGACCATGGGCCGGGACTGGACGCCGAGGTGCTGCCGCAGGTCTTCGACCGGTTCTACAAGGCGGACACCGCCCGGAACCGTTCCACCGGCAGCGGCCTCGGCCTCGCGATCGCCTGGGAGAACGCCCGGCTGCATCACGACGCGGAGCGCCACGGCAGCCTGGTGGCCGCCAACCAGCCGGCCGGCGGCGCGGTGTTCACCCTTCGCCTGCCACGCTGGTCAGCCGATCCGCCGGACGAGGGAGGAGACAGGTGA
- a CDS encoding response regulator transcription factor, which translates to MSRVLLIEDHQTVRDGLHLALTRQGHTVEAVATGEQGLARLQAAVSDVVVLDLMLPGIDGFEVCRRIRAGGDLPIIMLTARNDDMDVVAGLEAGADDYVVKPVQARVLEARIRAVLRRAGGDQRRPGGDRTGTEQHRALTIDRAALVVRKNGVPVGLAPTELRLLLELSGTPGRVLSRQQLLETVWEHGYLGDSRLVDACVQRLRAKIEDDPATPAYVQTVRGFGYRFGPL; encoded by the coding sequence ATGTCCCGAGTGCTCTTGATCGAAGATCACCAGACCGTGCGTGACGGGCTGCATCTCGCCTTGACCAGGCAGGGGCACACGGTGGAGGCGGTGGCGACCGGGGAACAGGGCCTCGCCCGGTTACAGGCGGCCGTCTCCGACGTCGTGGTCCTGGATCTCATGTTGCCCGGAATCGACGGATTCGAGGTCTGCCGACGGATCCGTGCCGGCGGCGACCTGCCCATCATCATGCTCACCGCCCGAAACGACGACATGGACGTGGTCGCGGGTCTGGAGGCCGGCGCCGACGACTACGTGGTCAAACCGGTACAGGCCCGGGTGCTCGAGGCGCGGATCCGCGCGGTGCTGCGGCGGGCCGGTGGCGACCAGCGCCGACCCGGCGGGGACCGGACCGGGACCGAGCAGCACCGTGCGCTGACCATCGACCGGGCCGCGCTGGTCGTACGCAAGAACGGGGTGCCGGTCGGTCTCGCCCCGACCGAGCTGCGCCTGCTGCTCGAACTGTCCGGCACGCCGGGTCGTGTACTGAGCCGTCAGCAACTGCTGGAGACGGTCTGGGAACACGGCTACCTGGGCGATTCGCGGCTCGTCGACGCCTGTGTCCAGCGACTGCGCGCGAAGATCGAGGACGATCCGGCAACCCCGGCCTACGTGCAGACGGTGCGTGGTTTCGGCTACCGCTTCGGACCACTGTGA
- a CDS encoding phosphatase PAP2 family protein encodes MGPGSGPSPAGGLPQGALGYLGAALVCALAFVLTCRVFLWTPRGQQLDGLLLPPAERGGGYEQQSVLTDPAKTLLAFFGDYTVLAILVASVLLVGVLSRRLYAGVAGVFMVLCAVGVAGLAKSAIPRPELGVVGSTTHNSFPSGHVTAAMALLLAFMLVLPARARLWFALPGVAGVSAVASATMIAGWHRFSDVIGGVLLAEVLFFLAAAALTVRRAVPGTGIRLSGGLAGVLGSMVLVAGLLLLVPQPVPSDGSGSAPVAGSGPFVAIAAGTGFTVFAVVSALSLVWSVDFRPPRFGPPRVSPGGPGPKNPDINAYRNHFKHMVGNAETATFGPWCDSWRHVPSALDRRSPDRA; translated from the coding sequence GTGGGCCCCGGCTCGGGGCCGTCACCCGCCGGGGGGCTGCCCCAGGGAGCGCTCGGCTATCTCGGAGCCGCGCTCGTGTGCGCACTCGCCTTCGTGCTGACCTGCCGGGTGTTTCTCTGGACGCCCCGTGGTCAGCAGTTGGACGGTCTCCTCCTGCCTCCGGCCGAGCGGGGTGGCGGGTACGAGCAGCAGAGCGTGCTGACCGACCCGGCGAAGACCCTGCTGGCCTTCTTCGGCGACTACACCGTGTTGGCGATCCTGGTCGCCTCGGTGTTGCTGGTGGGCGTGCTCAGCCGACGCCTGTACGCGGGCGTGGCCGGGGTGTTCATGGTGCTCTGCGCGGTGGGCGTGGCCGGTCTGGCGAAGTCGGCGATACCCCGGCCGGAGCTCGGCGTGGTCGGCTCGACCACCCACAACAGCTTTCCCAGTGGCCACGTCACCGCCGCGATGGCGCTGCTGCTCGCATTCATGCTCGTGCTGCCCGCCCGGGCTCGTTTGTGGTTCGCCCTACCGGGCGTCGCGGGGGTCTCGGCGGTCGCCTCGGCCACGATGATCGCCGGTTGGCACCGGTTCAGTGACGTCATCGGGGGCGTGCTCCTCGCCGAGGTGCTGTTCTTCCTGGCCGCCGCCGCGTTGACGGTGCGGCGGGCCGTCCCGGGTACCGGTATCAGACTGTCCGGCGGGCTGGCCGGCGTACTCGGATCGATGGTGCTGGTGGCGGGCCTGCTCCTGCTCGTCCCACAGCCGGTGCCGTCGGACGGGAGCGGGTCGGCCCCGGTGGCCGGCAGCGGCCCGTTCGTCGCCATCGCGGCCGGCACCGGATTCACCGTGTTCGCCGTGGTCTCGGCGTTGTCCCTGGTGTGGTCGGTGGACTTCAGGCCGCCGCGCTTCGGGCCACCGCGCGTCTCCCCCGGCGGCCCCGGACCCAAAAATCCGGACATCAATGCTTACCGCAATCATTTCAAGCACATGGTAGGTAATGCGGAAACTGCCACCTTCGGCCCGTGGTGCGATAGTTGGCGACATGTCCCGAGTGCTCTTGATCGAAGATCACCAGACCGTGCGTGA
- a CDS encoding helix-turn-helix transcriptional regulator — MERARLADFLRTRREALQPEDVGLPRGRRRRTGGLRREEVAALSDMSTDYYSRIEQQRGPQPSEQMLAAIARGLRLSLDERDHLFRLGGYPTPRRVLRTDHINPGMMRIFDGLEDVPAQVVSNLGETLKQTRLASALLGDETAHSGLARSWHYRWFADPTARSVYPEEDHPRHSRLIAADLHRTYTRDGADSRAGSIVEALLAASPEFAEIWREHPVAGPYCAPKRIQHPQLGLLELHCQVLVDPDQSQSLLVYTATPGSESYDKLRLLSVVAGQGI, encoded by the coding sequence ATGGAACGGGCTCGACTCGCCGACTTCCTCCGGACCCGGCGCGAGGCGTTGCAACCGGAGGATGTCGGCCTGCCCCGGGGGCGGCGTCGGCGTACCGGCGGGCTGCGTCGCGAGGAGGTTGCCGCGCTCTCCGACATGTCGACCGACTACTACAGCCGGATCGAACAGCAGCGCGGTCCGCAACCCTCCGAGCAGATGCTCGCCGCGATCGCCCGCGGGCTACGGCTCTCACTCGACGAGCGGGATCACCTGTTCCGCCTCGGCGGCTACCCCACCCCGCGGCGGGTCCTCCGTACCGACCACATCAATCCGGGGATGATGCGCATCTTCGACGGCCTCGAGGACGTACCCGCCCAGGTCGTGAGCAACCTCGGCGAGACCCTGAAACAGACCCGGCTCGCGAGTGCGCTGCTCGGTGACGAAACCGCCCACAGCGGACTGGCCCGTAGTTGGCACTACCGGTGGTTCGCCGACCCGACCGCACGATCGGTGTATCCCGAGGAGGACCATCCCCGGCACAGTCGCCTGATCGCGGCGGACCTGCACCGCACGTACACCCGCGACGGCGCGGACTCGCGCGCCGGCAGCATCGTCGAGGCACTGCTCGCGGCGAGCCCGGAGTTCGCCGAGATCTGGCGCGAACACCCGGTGGCCGGGCCGTACTGCGCCCCGAAACGCATCCAGCACCCGCAACTCGGACTGCTCGAACTGCACTGCCAGGTGCTCGTCGACCCGGACCAGTCCCAGTCACTTCTGGTCTACACCGCCACCCCGGGCAGCGAGAGCTACGACAAACTGCGACTGCTTTCGGTGGTCGCCGGCCAGGGCATCTGA
- a CDS encoding SDR family oxidoreductase — MTVPDLTGKLAVVTGASDGIGLGLAERLARAGAELVLPVRNPVKGTAALERLRTSVPRAVASTRELDLASLDSVRTFTEALRREGRPVNILINNAGVMTPPTRHITRDGLELQFGTNHIGHLALVAGLLPLLDAGRARVTTMSSSAARYAKIDWDDLQSERKYSPVRSYNLSKLANLHFGLELDRRASAAGWNIVSNVAHPGTTLTNLYASGPNLGRTKRSPQEALMKRLHRWGVFVQSVEAGMLPALYAATSPDARGGRFYGPDGLGQFTGGPTELGVYRSARSEADAARLWTVSERLARVDFATHV; from the coding sequence ATGACCGTGCCCGACCTGACCGGAAAACTTGCCGTGGTCACCGGCGCCAGTGACGGCATCGGTCTCGGCCTCGCCGAACGGCTGGCCCGGGCCGGCGCCGAACTGGTCCTGCCGGTGCGAAACCCGGTCAAGGGCACCGCCGCGCTCGAAAGGCTCCGTACGAGTGTTCCCCGGGCCGTCGCCTCCACCCGTGAGCTCGACCTGGCCTCACTGGACTCCGTACGGACGTTCACCGAAGCACTCCGGCGCGAGGGTCGTCCGGTCAACATTTTGATCAACAATGCCGGCGTGATGACCCCGCCCACCCGGCACATCACCCGTGACGGCCTGGAGTTGCAGTTCGGTACGAACCACATCGGCCACCTGGCGCTGGTGGCGGGCCTGCTGCCGCTGCTCGACGCGGGCCGGGCCCGGGTCACCACGATGTCGAGCAGTGCCGCCCGGTACGCGAAAATCGACTGGGACGACCTGCAGAGCGAACGGAAGTACTCGCCGGTCCGCTCGTACAACCTTTCGAAGCTGGCCAACCTGCACTTTGGGCTGGAACTGGACCGACGTGCCAGCGCGGCCGGCTGGAACATCGTCAGCAACGTCGCCCACCCGGGCACGACCCTGACGAACCTGTACGCGTCCGGGCCGAACCTGGGCCGGACCAAGCGCTCGCCACAAGAGGCACTCATGAAGCGGCTGCATCGCTGGGGCGTGTTCGTACAGAGCGTCGAGGCCGGCATGTTGCCCGCCCTGTACGCGGCGACCAGCCCGGACGCGCGGGGTGGCCGGTTCTACGGTCCCGACGGCCTCGGCCAGTTCACCGGCGGCCCGACCGAACTGGGCGTCTACCGGTCGGCCCGGAGCGAGGCCGACGCGGCCCGGCTCTGGACCGTCTCCGAACGCCTGGCGAGGGTCGATTTCGCCACCCACGTGTGA
- a CDS encoding aminotransferase class V-fold PLP-dependent enzyme encodes MDLVRAQELWNPEPGWLNTASYGLPPRPAWEALQAALGQWQVGRTSWEGWGEQAERSRRAFAGLLGVPVGDITIGSTASQLLAPIAAALPAGTNVLAPTEEFTSNLFPWLAQGERGVRVRTVPADRLAESVDAGTDLVAFSLVQSATGAVAEYDAVVTAAREHGALVVVDASQGCGWLPFDAHLADAVVVTAYKWLMAPRGAAFAYLAPSLRERLTPSAANWYAGEDPHASYYGPPLRLAADARRFDLSPAWFCYVGAAPALELLAEIGLPAIREHNVSLANRFLAGLGRPPGDSAIVTVDVPGAEERLAAAGVRAAVRAGRVRASFHLYSTTEDVDLALSALR; translated from the coding sequence ATGGATCTGGTCCGCGCGCAGGAGTTGTGGAATCCCGAGCCGGGTTGGCTCAACACCGCCAGCTACGGGCTGCCACCACGACCGGCCTGGGAGGCGTTGCAGGCGGCGCTCGGGCAGTGGCAGGTCGGGCGTACCTCGTGGGAGGGGTGGGGTGAGCAGGCCGAGCGTTCCCGGCGGGCCTTCGCCGGGCTGCTCGGGGTGCCGGTCGGTGACATCACGATCGGCAGCACGGCCTCCCAGTTGCTGGCGCCGATCGCGGCGGCGCTGCCGGCGGGAACGAACGTCCTCGCCCCGACCGAGGAGTTCACCTCGAACCTCTTCCCCTGGCTGGCGCAGGGCGAGCGGGGCGTACGGGTGCGGACGGTGCCGGCCGACCGGCTGGCCGAGTCGGTCGACGCGGGTACGGATCTGGTCGCGTTCAGCCTGGTCCAGTCCGCCACCGGGGCGGTCGCGGAGTACGACGCCGTGGTGACGGCCGCCCGTGAGCACGGCGCCCTGGTGGTGGTCGACGCGTCCCAGGGCTGCGGGTGGCTGCCGTTCGACGCGCACCTGGCGGACGCGGTGGTGGTGACCGCGTACAAGTGGTTGATGGCACCGCGTGGTGCCGCATTCGCGTACCTTGCCCCGAGCCTGCGTGAGCGGCTCACCCCGTCGGCCGCGAACTGGTACGCGGGTGAGGACCCGCACGCCTCCTATTACGGCCCGCCGCTGCGACTCGCGGCCGACGCCCGCCGGTTCGACCTGTCGCCGGCCTGGTTCTGTTATGTCGGTGCGGCTCCGGCGCTGGAACTGCTCGCCGAGATCGGCCTGCCGGCGATCCGCGAGCACAACGTCTCCCTGGCCAACCGGTTCCTCGCCGGTCTGGGGCGACCGCCGGGCGACAGCGCGATCGTCACTGTCGACGTGCCCGGGGCGGAGGAGCGGCTGGCGGCGGCCGGTGTCCGGGCCGCGGTCCGGGCGGGCCGGGTACGGGCCTCGTTCCACCTCTACTCGACCACCGAGGACGTCGACCTCGCCCTGTCCGCGCTGCGCTGA
- a CDS encoding MFS transporter — protein sequence MQNPQPFENTGHPRRWAILGVLVISLLVVVLDNTILNVALRTLSDPVHGLGASQGELEWAINSYTLVFAGLLFTFGVLGDRLGRKRFLLFGLAMFGLSSLLSAYAQNPGQLVGARALMGLGGAAIMPATLSIISNVFDPRERARAIGVWSGSVGLAVAIGPVLGGLLLEHFWWGSVFLINVPVVLVGLVAAAILVPESRDPRPNKIDVVGVLLSVIGLVALSYGIIDGGEHGFGRPLVWVAIIGGLAVLGAFVVYERRVEFPSLDVRLFKMPRFAAPVAVVGLTFFATMGVMFFSSFYLQLVRGYEPLHTGLLYLPFAAAQLIFAPRSAAMVKRYGSKAVSAVGLTLTALALFVFVFIGAETPIWVLLVSFFVQGVGMANIVAPATESVMSSLPREKAGVGSAVSNTIRQVGGALGVAVIGSVLAGVYRDQIASATGALPAPARDAVNESISGAYAAAAQLGPAGQSVIGAANDAYVSAMHWASGISTVIVVLGILVVLRWMPGRAATQSHVQPEPAATPELATTS from the coding sequence ATGCAAAACCCACAACCATTCGAGAACACCGGGCATCCCCGGCGCTGGGCCATCCTCGGCGTGCTGGTGATCAGCCTGCTGGTGGTGGTCCTCGACAACACGATCCTCAACGTCGCCCTGCGTACGTTGTCCGACCCGGTACACGGGCTCGGCGCGAGCCAGGGTGAGCTGGAATGGGCGATCAACTCCTACACGCTGGTCTTCGCCGGCCTGCTCTTCACCTTCGGAGTGCTCGGCGACCGGCTCGGCCGCAAGCGGTTCCTGCTCTTCGGGCTCGCCATGTTCGGGCTCTCCTCGCTGCTCTCCGCGTACGCCCAGAACCCGGGCCAGTTGGTCGGCGCGCGGGCACTGATGGGTCTCGGCGGTGCCGCGATCATGCCGGCCACGCTGTCGATCATCTCCAACGTCTTCGACCCCCGCGAGCGGGCCCGCGCGATCGGCGTCTGGTCCGGGTCCGTCGGCCTCGCCGTCGCGATCGGCCCGGTCCTCGGCGGACTGCTGCTGGAGCACTTCTGGTGGGGTTCGGTCTTCCTGATCAACGTGCCGGTGGTACTGGTCGGCCTGGTCGCCGCCGCCATCCTGGTGCCGGAGTCGCGGGACCCGCGCCCCAACAAGATCGACGTGGTCGGTGTCCTGCTCTCCGTGATCGGTCTGGTCGCCCTGAGCTACGGCATCATCGACGGCGGCGAGCACGGCTTCGGTCGGCCACTGGTCTGGGTCGCGATCATCGGCGGTCTGGCGGTGCTGGGGGCGTTCGTGGTCTACGAGCGGCGGGTCGAGTTCCCGTCACTGGACGTCCGGCTCTTCAAGATGCCCCGGTTCGCCGCCCCGGTCGCGGTCGTCGGGCTGACCTTCTTCGCCACCATGGGCGTGATGTTCTTCAGCTCCTTCTACCTGCAACTGGTCCGGGGTTACGAGCCGCTCCACACCGGCCTGCTCTACCTGCCGTTCGCGGCGGCCCAGCTGATCTTCGCCCCGCGTAGCGCGGCCATGGTCAAGCGGTACGGGAGCAAGGCCGTCTCGGCGGTCGGTCTGACCCTGACCGCGCTCGCGCTCTTCGTGTTCGTCTTCATCGGTGCCGAGACCCCGATCTGGGTCCTCCTGGTGTCGTTCTTCGTCCAGGGCGTCGGAATGGCGAACATCGTCGCGCCCGCCACCGAGTCGGTGATGTCCTCGCTGCCCCGGGAGAAGGCCGGCGTGGGCTCGGCGGTCAGCAACACCATCCGGCAGGTCGGTGGCGCACTCGGGGTCGCGGTGATCGGGTCGGTGCTAGCCGGCGTCTACCGGGACCAGATCGCCTCGGCCACCGGAGCGCTGCCCGCTCCGGCCCGGGACGCGGTGAACGAGTCGATCTCCGGTGCGTACGCCGCCGCGGCTCAGCTCGGCCCGGCCGGACAGAGCGTGATCGGCGCGGCCAACGACGCGTACGTCTCCGCCATGCACTGGGCCTCCGGGATCTCGACCGTCATCGTGGTCCTCGGCATCCTGGTGGTGCTGCGCTGGATGCCCGGACGGGCGGCGACCCAGTCGCACGTCCAGCCCGAGCCGGCGGCCACGCCGGAACTGGCCACCACGTCATAA